Proteins encoded together in one Marinobacter salsuginis window:
- a CDS encoding FixH family protein: MTTETPVAPWYRQPWFWFLLIFPGASIIYCAVAITIAVSTENAMVTDDWSKEGRGINMSIARDQKAVDLGMEARIDFQNRNITVDLNTVDGPADFPYLILNLFHPTLSDKDRTIQFQQVAPGRFAGKLHNDIDGRWYYDLRGPANEWRLKGEAWLPSESGITVKAGESAQG, encoded by the coding sequence ATGACAACTGAAACACCCGTAGCACCCTGGTACCGCCAGCCCTGGTTCTGGTTCCTGCTGATATTCCCGGGCGCATCCATTATTTATTGCGCCGTTGCCATTACGATTGCTGTCAGCACTGAAAATGCAATGGTCACCGACGACTGGTCCAAGGAAGGCCGCGGTATCAATATGTCCATTGCCCGGGACCAGAAAGCTGTGGATCTGGGGATGGAAGCCCGGATCGATTTTCAGAACCGGAACATCACCGTGGATCTGAATACCGTTGACGGTCCGGCGGATTTCCCCTATCTGATTCTCAACCTGTTCCATCCAACGCTTTCGGACAAGGACCGCACAATCCAGTTCCAGCAGGTTGCCCCGGGACGATTTGCCGGAAAGCTCCATAACGATATTGACGGCCGCTGGTACTACGACCTCCGTGGTCCGGCCAACGAGTGGCGTCTCAAAGGAGAAGCCTGGCTGCCTTCCGAGAGCGGCATAACGGTCAAGGCCGGGGAGTCTGCCCAAGGTTGA